In the Devosia sp. SL43 genome, one interval contains:
- a CDS encoding iron-containing alcohol dehydrogenase, producing MTAIFAASRLPRNLVFGAGQRAALAGYVAPLGKRALLVTDERMADNAEFRAMVDQLGQAGIAVDVYAGTLAELPDSCILECLDHGMRFGADVIVGIGGGSCLDAAKVIALLLSHGGTPSDYYGEFKVPGPILPLVAVPTTAGTGSEVTPVAVISDPDRAVKVGIASPYLIPHTAICDPELTYSCPSGLTAVSGADALTHAIEAFTTLRRAVDAKTIHEHVFVGKNALSDQFALQAIRLISRSLKAAYDNGADYAARERLMMGATLAGLAFGTAGTAAAHAVQYPVGALTHTPHGAGVAVMMPYVMEFNRNHAEAEMAEIADAMGVPSAGLDQAGKAGAAIDAVASLFAAVGIPRTLRDLGLGEDNLAWTAEAALGAVRLIKNNPRPLGTATMAQLVNAAFVGDRAALRDTVRELS from the coding sequence ATGACCGCTATTTTTGCCGCATCGCGCCTGCCGCGCAATCTGGTGTTCGGTGCCGGCCAGCGGGCCGCATTGGCCGGCTATGTGGCGCCACTGGGCAAGCGTGCGCTGTTGGTGACCGACGAACGAATGGCCGACAACGCCGAGTTCAGGGCCATGGTCGATCAACTGGGCCAGGCCGGCATCGCCGTGGATGTCTATGCGGGCACTCTTGCCGAACTGCCAGACTCCTGCATCCTCGAATGCCTTGATCACGGCATGCGCTTTGGCGCCGATGTTATCGTCGGCATTGGCGGAGGCAGCTGCCTGGACGCGGCCAAAGTGATCGCACTCTTGCTCAGCCATGGCGGAACGCCGTCCGACTATTATGGCGAGTTCAAGGTTCCAGGCCCAATTCTGCCGCTGGTGGCCGTGCCCACAACGGCCGGCACGGGATCGGAAGTCACACCCGTGGCCGTGATTTCCGATCCGGACCGGGCCGTCAAAGTCGGGATCGCCAGCCCTTACCTCATTCCGCATACCGCCATCTGTGATCCGGAACTGACCTATTCCTGTCCATCCGGACTGACCGCAGTGTCCGGTGCGGATGCGCTGACCCATGCGATCGAGGCCTTCACCACCTTGCGCCGGGCCGTCGATGCGAAAACCATCCATGAGCATGTCTTTGTCGGCAAGAACGCGCTTTCCGACCAGTTCGCGTTGCAGGCAATTCGGCTGATCTCGCGAAGCCTCAAGGCCGCCTACGACAATGGCGCAGACTATGCTGCCCGCGAGAGGCTGATGATGGGTGCGACCCTTGCCGGCCTGGCCTTCGGCACTGCCGGCACCGCAGCCGCCCATGCGGTGCAATATCCCGTCGGTGCGCTGACCCACACCCCGCATGGAGCGGGCGTCGCGGTGATGATGCCCTATGTCATGGAATTCAACCGCAACCATGCCGAGGCCGAGATGGCCGAGATCGCTGATGCCATGGGCGTGCCAAGTGCGGGCCTCGACCAGGCAGGCAAGGCCGGCGCAGCCATCGACGCTGTGGCCAGTCTGTTTGCGGCGGTAGGCATCCCCAGGACCTTGCGGGACCTCGGCCTGGGTGAAGACAATCTTGCCTGGACGGCGGAAGCGGCCCTGGGCGCCGTACGGCTCATCAAGAACAATCCGCGTCCGCTGGGGACTGCCACCATGGCGCAGCTCGTCAATGCCGCCTTTGTCGGCGATCGCGCCGCGTTGCGCGACACAGTCAGGGAACTATCATGA
- a CDS encoding NAD-dependent succinate-semialdehyde dehydrogenase, whose protein sequence is MNKHTSIAGLSFDPAKLPSDLWIDGQWRQGSAKGRIDVLDPSTGKTIISVADASIEDAMDAVTAAHKAGPGWAATAPRQRGEILRRCFELMIARRDMLAELISLENGKSLSDAKGEVTYAAEFFRWFSEEAVRLNGEIYTAPSGANKIVVEHQPIGVSVLITPWNFPAAMATRKIAPALAAGCTVVLKPAAETPLTAYALADIYREAGVPDGVVNVLTTSRSGATVSAMLHDSRVRKLSFTGSTEVGRKLLHEAADTVISCSMELGGNAPFIVFDDADLEAALDGAMIAKMRNGGEACTAANRFYVQNGILEAFSTGLARRMAALRVGPGYDVQTQCGPLINQDAVDRIGGLVDDAVGQGATVLTGGKASGGDGFYFPPTVISNVPATATISREEIFGPVAAITSFASEDDAVAAANDTEYGLIAYVYTRDIGRGMRVSERLESGMIGLNRGLVSDPAAPFGGVKQSGLGREGAHHGIMEFCETKYIAVSW, encoded by the coding sequence ATGAACAAGCACACATCCATTGCCGGGCTCAGCTTCGACCCGGCGAAGCTGCCATCGGATCTGTGGATCGATGGGCAATGGCGTCAAGGGTCTGCGAAAGGACGGATCGACGTGCTCGATCCTTCAACCGGCAAGACCATCATTTCGGTCGCCGATGCCAGCATCGAAGATGCCATGGACGCGGTTACAGCCGCCCACAAGGCTGGCCCCGGATGGGCAGCCACGGCACCGCGCCAGCGTGGCGAAATCCTGCGCCGCTGCTTCGAGCTGATGATCGCACGCCGCGATATGCTGGCCGAACTGATCAGCCTCGAAAATGGCAAATCGCTCAGCGACGCCAAAGGCGAAGTGACCTATGCCGCCGAGTTCTTCCGCTGGTTCTCCGAAGAGGCGGTTCGCCTCAATGGCGAGATCTATACGGCTCCCAGCGGGGCTAACAAGATCGTGGTGGAGCATCAGCCCATCGGCGTATCGGTGCTGATAACACCGTGGAATTTTCCGGCCGCCATGGCCACCCGCAAGATTGCCCCGGCACTGGCGGCCGGCTGCACGGTGGTGCTGAAGCCCGCTGCGGAAACGCCGCTCACGGCCTATGCACTGGCCGACATCTACCGTGAAGCTGGTGTTCCTGACGGCGTCGTCAACGTGCTTACCACATCGCGTTCAGGCGCCACGGTCAGCGCCATGCTGCATGACAGTCGCGTGCGCAAACTCTCCTTTACCGGCTCGACCGAGGTCGGGCGCAAGCTTCTGCACGAAGCCGCCGACACGGTCATTTCCTGCTCGATGGAGCTGGGGGGCAACGCGCCCTTTATCGTCTTCGATGACGCCGACCTGGAGGCGGCGCTCGATGGCGCCATGATTGCCAAGATGCGCAATGGCGGCGAAGCCTGTACAGCAGCCAATCGCTTCTACGTCCAGAACGGCATCCTCGAAGCCTTTTCTACCGGACTGGCCCGTCGTATGGCCGCGCTCCGGGTTGGTCCCGGCTATGATGTGCAGACCCAGTGCGGACCCCTGATCAACCAGGATGCGGTGGACCGTATCGGCGGACTGGTCGACGACGCGGTGGGGCAGGGCGCGACCGTGCTGACGGGCGGCAAGGCTTCTGGCGGCGACGGGTTCTATTTTCCCCCGACCGTCATCAGCAACGTGCCGGCCACGGCCACGATCAGCCGCGAGGAAATCTTTGGCCCTGTCGCTGCAATCACCAGCTTTGCCAGTGAGGACGACGCGGTGGCGGCTGCCAACGACACCGAATATGGGCTCATCGCCTATGTCTATACCCGCGACATCGGCCGCGGCATGCGCGTCTCCGAACGCCTCGAGAGCGGCATGATCGGTCTCAATCGCGGCCTGGTATCGGATCCGGCTGCCCCGTTCGGTGGTGTCAAACAGAGCGGGCTGGGCCGTGAGGGCGCCCATCACGGGATCATGGAATTCTGCGAGACGAAATACATCGCCGTGAGCTGGTAG
- a CDS encoding mandelate racemase/muconate lactonizing enzyme family protein, whose product MKIAKVETFQLTFDEAKPTNRSAFVRIETEDGQFGMGEASPMQGGRASLVIVAADMAPFLIGKDIFDHAVLLDTLYHKCIKLGPEGATTAALAALDIALWDLKGKLLGQPIHKLLGGAWRTSLTCYSSVGGNAWRTVDQVVEVVERRVAKEKPAAVKIRWDGDRTKLDVDIPGDIAKAKAVRKALGDDFVLGFDANNGYSVGGAIRVGRALEELGYTWFEEPVQHYHVSAMGEVAQRLDITVSAGEQTYTLQGLKDLINAGVRMVQPDIVKMGGITGIMQCAAIAYAHGVDLVPHQTQPSLGHLANLHVLSTIMHLNKPVELADGWERAGSVFTNPSEPVDGLFHLPTAPGLGAQFNAEELKRRSIPISA is encoded by the coding sequence GTGAAGATTGCCAAGGTCGAGACATTTCAGCTGACTTTTGACGAGGCCAAGCCGACCAACCGGTCCGCCTTCGTGCGGATCGAAACCGAGGATGGTCAGTTCGGCATGGGTGAGGCCTCCCCGATGCAGGGGGGCCGCGCCTCCCTCGTCATAGTGGCCGCCGACATGGCGCCATTCCTCATCGGCAAGGACATTTTCGACCACGCGGTGTTGCTGGATACGCTCTATCACAAATGCATCAAGCTTGGGCCGGAAGGGGCGACGACTGCCGCCCTCGCCGCACTCGACATTGCGCTCTGGGACCTCAAGGGCAAACTGCTTGGCCAGCCGATCCACAAGCTCCTGGGCGGCGCGTGGCGCACCAGCCTCACCTGCTACTCCTCCGTCGGCGGCAATGCCTGGCGCACCGTCGACCAAGTGGTGGAAGTGGTCGAGCGGCGCGTTGCCAAGGAGAAGCCGGCCGCCGTCAAGATCCGTTGGGATGGTGATCGCACCAAGCTCGACGTGGATATTCCCGGCGACATCGCCAAGGCCAAGGCGGTGCGCAAGGCGCTGGGCGACGACTTCGTGCTCGGGTTCGACGCCAATAATGGCTACTCGGTCGGCGGGGCAATCCGGGTTGGCCGGGCCCTGGAAGAGCTGGGCTATACCTGGTTCGAAGAGCCGGTGCAGCACTACCACGTCTCGGCCATGGGCGAAGTCGCCCAACGGCTCGACATCACGGTTTCTGCCGGTGAACAGACCTACACGCTGCAAGGCCTCAAGGATTTGATCAACGCCGGCGTCCGCATGGTTCAGCCCGATATCGTCAAGATGGGCGGCATTACCGGCATCATGCAGTGCGCGGCCATCGCCTACGCCCATGGCGTGGATCTGGTGCCGCACCAGACCCAGCCTTCGCTGGGGCATCTCGCAAATCTGCACGTGCTGTCCACCATCATGCATCTCAACAAGCCAGTCGAACTGGCGGACGGATGGGAACGGGCAGGCAGCGTATTCACCAACCCGTCCGAACCGGTGGACGGGCTGTTTCACCTACCGACCGCGCCTGGATTGGGCGCCCAATTCAATGCCGAAGAACTGAAGCGGAGAAGCATACCAATTTCCGCATAA
- a CDS encoding ABC transporter substrate-binding protein, whose amino-acid sequence MALSRRRFLINAGAASAAAGIGLHVPAAFAQEDMITIALAARAPTGVNPQQTGLTGGDNWAIYQVFNTLVRNPDGKFANRPEDFEPSLAESWERSEDAKTWTYKLRQGVQFHKGYGEMTSEDVLFTFGRHLDPEIVTGGKVNFGNIASVDAPDAYTVVFTLKRPDPLFNGSAISILTGSIISKKAFEEKGEGFNTDPVGTGSYEVESFDETQGITLVAFAEHFGEQPATPKVQVSFIADTTARTLAFASGQVDMIEGVRSPGWIPTMQQRSAETIFDATSPGSFNTLHLNLTRGPLDDIRVRQAIRYAIDNAALASAYGPMANPMVGIIASQFEGSVTKEELPPELQYNYDPEKAKALLAEAGYPNGVEIACYTSQREDYSAIMLMVQEQLRTVGITLALDIIDHTAFHAENRADKNAMPLNSSSYGPVPLNVFLQQVSAAAEVKADGTGQGNFSHYGVAMPGIDDLLTQAQDEPDFDKRTAIVKEIEKKLLTDLPILGIVTLSYVIARNPRIDLGFPVESGFAYWPLNRARRTA is encoded by the coding sequence ATGGCTCTGTCGAGAAGACGTTTTCTGATCAATGCCGGGGCGGCCAGCGCGGCCGCAGGTATCGGACTGCATGTGCCGGCGGCCTTTGCCCAGGAGGACATGATCACCATCGCCCTGGCCGCGCGGGCGCCCACCGGCGTCAATCCCCAGCAAACCGGCCTGACAGGCGGTGACAACTGGGCGATTTACCAGGTGTTCAACACGCTCGTCCGCAACCCGGACGGGAAGTTCGCCAATCGACCCGAGGATTTCGAGCCAAGCCTGGCCGAGAGCTGGGAGCGTTCCGAAGACGCCAAGACCTGGACCTACAAGCTGCGCCAGGGCGTGCAGTTCCACAAAGGTTATGGTGAGATGACCTCCGAAGACGTGCTCTTCACCTTCGGTAGGCACCTTGATCCCGAGATCGTCACCGGCGGCAAGGTGAATTTCGGCAACATCGCCAGTGTCGATGCGCCCGACGCCTATACGGTCGTGTTCACGCTCAAGCGTCCTGATCCGCTGTTCAACGGCTCGGCCATATCGATCCTGACCGGATCGATCATCAGCAAGAAGGCCTTCGAGGAAAAGGGGGAGGGCTTCAACACCGATCCGGTCGGCACGGGCAGCTATGAAGTTGAAAGCTTCGATGAGACCCAAGGCATAACCCTGGTGGCCTTTGCCGAACATTTCGGCGAGCAGCCGGCGACGCCCAAGGTCCAGGTTTCGTTCATCGCCGATACCACGGCGCGTACGCTGGCCTTCGCTTCGGGGCAGGTGGACATGATCGAAGGCGTCCGGTCCCCGGGTTGGATTCCCACGATGCAACAGCGTTCGGCGGAAACGATCTTCGACGCCACCTCGCCAGGCAGCTTCAACACGCTGCATCTCAACCTGACCCGCGGCCCGCTTGACGATATTCGTGTGCGCCAGGCGATCCGCTACGCAATCGACAATGCGGCACTGGCCTCCGCCTACGGCCCTATGGCCAATCCTATGGTCGGCATCATCGCCTCCCAATTCGAGGGCTCGGTCACCAAGGAAGAACTGCCCCCCGAGCTGCAGTACAATTACGACCCAGAAAAGGCCAAGGCCCTACTCGCGGAGGCCGGCTATCCAAACGGCGTCGAGATCGCCTGCTACACCAGCCAGCGTGAAGACTATTCAGCCATCATGCTCATGGTTCAAGAGCAGTTGCGCACCGTGGGCATCACGCTGGCGCTCGACATCATCGATCATACCGCCTTCCATGCCGAGAACCGTGCCGACAAGAATGCCATGCCGCTCAATTCGTCGAGCTATGGCCCGGTGCCGCTCAATGTCTTTCTTCAGCAGGTATCGGCGGCGGCGGAGGTCAAAGCGGACGGCACCGGACAGGGCAATTTCAGCCACTATGGCGTTGCCATGCCCGGTATTGATGACCTGCTGACTCAGGCACAGGACGAACCTGACTTCGACAAGAGGACAGCGATCGTCAAGGAGATCGAAAAGAAGCTGCTGACGGATTTGCCGATCCTCGGGATCGTCACCCTGAGCTACGTGATCGCCCGCAATCCGCGGATCGACCTAGGCTTCCCGGTCGAAAGCGGCTTTGCCTACTGGCCGCTCAACAGGGCGCGTCGCACGGCCTGA
- a CDS encoding ABC transporter permease produces MAKYLLFRLADAVPTIFLVLLLVFIAMRILPGDPAVAALGEMATPEQLQLFRVRMGLNDPLWLQFLNFLKGVFTLDLGTSMMSNKDVVGLILLNLPYTIELTIVAMLMGLTVGVPLGVLAATNRNKLPDSGVRVFSLIGYAIPDFYLGALLLITFSLNLGWFPINGGGDGFVDRMYHVFLPALTLAFVKAAFIGRLTRTSLLEVLSKDYVRTARAKGAKENRVIYRHGLRNALLPLTTGLGLSMLATLSGSVAIEMVFNRPGIGKLLISAISERDYAVIQGGVVVFAMFVVVINLLMDLLYIVVDPRIRMK; encoded by the coding sequence ATGGCAAAATACCTACTGTTTCGGTTGGCAGACGCAGTGCCCACGATATTTCTGGTTCTGCTGCTGGTCTTCATCGCCATGCGCATCCTGCCAGGCGATCCGGCCGTCGCGGCCCTCGGTGAAATGGCCACCCCTGAGCAACTGCAGCTGTTTCGGGTCCGGATGGGGCTCAATGATCCCCTGTGGCTGCAGTTTCTCAACTTCCTCAAGGGAGTGTTTACACTAGACCTTGGCACATCGATGATGAGCAACAAGGATGTTGTGGGGCTGATCCTACTCAACTTGCCCTATACGATCGAGTTGACCATCGTCGCCATGCTCATGGGCCTGACGGTCGGTGTTCCCCTTGGCGTTCTTGCGGCCACCAACCGGAACAAACTGCCCGATAGCGGCGTCCGCGTTTTCTCGCTGATCGGCTATGCCATCCCTGATTTCTATCTCGGAGCGCTGCTGCTGATCACCTTTTCGCTCAACCTGGGCTGGTTTCCGATCAATGGCGGCGGCGATGGATTTGTCGACCGCATGTACCACGTCTTCCTGCCAGCACTGACGCTGGCCTTCGTGAAGGCAGCCTTCATCGGCCGGCTCACCCGGACCTCGTTGCTCGAGGTTCTCAGCAAGGACTATGTGCGCACCGCGCGGGCAAAGGGCGCCAAGGAAAACAGGGTGATCTACCGGCACGGCTTGCGCAACGCTCTGCTACCGCTGACCACCGGGCTGGGCCTGAGCATGCTGGCGACACTTTCAGGCTCGGTGGCCATCGAGATGGTCTTCAACCGTCCCGGCATCGGCAAGCTGCTGATCAGCGCGATCTCCGAGCGCGACTATGCAGTGATCCAGGGTGGCGTTGTCGTCTTTGCCATGTTCGTCGTGGTGATCAACCTGCTGATGGACCTACTCTACATCGTCGTCGATCCTCGAATCCGGATGAAATGA
- a CDS encoding ABC transporter permease produces the protein MTTLTETSPHLLAPEPNIFHTIRDVLLGRPGTIVAVVIIVLLALIAIFAPMLAPYDPLTQSMLKINRLPSWENWLGTDQFGRDVLSRMIYGSRNSLIFGLISPFSAAVIGTTLGVIAGYFGGVIDRVISRIVDLLLAFPELLLAIMIAAVLGGGFWNVIVVITIAFVPGFARVARAQTMAVKHEPYVEAAISVGVRTPIIIFRHIVPNIMAPVVVLMMLWVASAIRLEASLSFLGIGTQAPNPSWGNIIRDGLNNIFGSPWPIIGAGAAITLVVLAFNLVGDAVRDALDPSTSQ, from the coding sequence ATGACCACTCTCACCGAGACTTCGCCCCATCTGCTGGCTCCCGAGCCCAACATATTCCACACGATCAGGGACGTTCTGCTTGGTCGCCCCGGCACCATCGTGGCAGTGGTCATCATCGTTCTGCTCGCTTTGATCGCGATCTTCGCACCGATGCTGGCGCCCTACGATCCGCTGACCCAGTCCATGCTCAAGATCAATCGCCTGCCGAGCTGGGAAAACTGGCTGGGGACCGATCAATTCGGACGCGACGTGCTGTCACGCATGATCTACGGCTCGCGTAACTCCCTGATCTTCGGATTGATCTCGCCGTTCTCTGCGGCGGTGATCGGCACGACGCTCGGCGTCATTGCCGGCTATTTTGGCGGTGTCATCGACCGTGTGATCTCGCGGATCGTGGATCTGCTGCTGGCGTTCCCCGAGTTGCTCCTTGCTATCATGATCGCGGCAGTACTTGGCGGTGGCTTCTGGAACGTCATCGTCGTCATCACCATTGCCTTCGTGCCCGGATTTGCTCGCGTGGCCCGGGCACAGACCATGGCGGTCAAGCACGAGCCTTATGTGGAGGCCGCGATTTCCGTGGGCGTGCGGACGCCGATCATCATTTTCCGACACATCGTTCCCAACATTATGGCACCGGTCGTCGTCCTGATGATGCTGTGGGTGGCGTCGGCCATTCGCCTCGAGGCCTCGCTGAGCTTTCTGGGCATAGGCACTCAGGCACCCAATCCGAGCTGGGGCAACATCATCCGCGACGGTTTGAACAATATCTTTGGGTCGCCCTGGCCAATCATTGGTGCCGGCGCCGCCATCACACTGGTGGTGCTGGCGTTCAACCTGGTCGGCGACGCGGTGCGCGATGCACTTGACCCATCGACGTCCCAATAG
- a CDS encoding ABC transporter ATP-binding protein gives MTQPVPAEPVLAVKNLKTSFQTKSGRIQIVKGISFEIGACETLCVVGESGSGKSVTALSIMRLLDPQSSMIDGSVKLGGRELLTLPEAQMRSVRGRQMGMIFQEALTSLNPLVTVGEQIAETLIIHGMDGSAARAEAVRMLEKVRIPAAKDRANELPHNLSGGMRQRVMIAMALACKPQLLIADEPTTALDVTIQAQILQLIKQLQQEEGMGVLFITHDMGVVAEIADRTVVMLGGEVVEQGPTEGIFDAAQSSYTKTLIAAVPRLGSMKGNGQPEHFPVVDRKTGILRVSEPRPDTVDHAGQPSLSVKNLVKRFDLGRGFFGGVHGRVHAVENVSFDLQPGETLSLVGESGCGKSTTGRAIMRLIEPQSGQIAIDGTDIMALDKERMRDMRRHIQMIFQDPFASLNPRIRVGDAVAEPYLTHRLGTKSQARSKVAELLEQVGLDPDVANRYPAQFSGGQRQRICIARALSLNPKVIVADESVSGLDVSIKAQVVNLLLDLQQKFGLSYLFISHDMAVVERMSHKVAVMYLGEIVEMGPAAAVFKAPQHPYTKRLIAAVPVPDPSRRKQVRQLSTEEIKSPIRSADFVPPQRTYTTVSPGHIVQNWDADWKV, from the coding sequence ATGACGCAGCCAGTGCCAGCCGAGCCCGTGCTTGCGGTCAAGAATCTCAAGACGTCCTTTCAAACCAAGTCAGGCCGCATCCAGATCGTCAAAGGCATTTCGTTCGAGATCGGCGCCTGCGAAACGCTCTGCGTCGTCGGCGAGTCCGGCTCGGGCAAGAGTGTCACGGCGCTCTCGATCATGCGGCTGCTCGACCCGCAGTCGAGCATGATCGATGGCTCGGTCAAGCTGGGTGGGCGCGAGCTTCTCACGCTCCCGGAAGCCCAGATGCGTTCGGTGCGCGGTCGACAGATGGGCATGATCTTCCAGGAGGCCCTGACCAGCCTCAACCCGCTCGTCACCGTCGGCGAGCAAATTGCCGAGACGTTGATCATTCACGGGATGGATGGATCGGCCGCTCGTGCCGAAGCCGTGCGAATGCTGGAAAAGGTCCGTATTCCTGCGGCCAAGGACCGCGCCAACGAGCTTCCGCACAACCTGTCGGGTGGCATGCGCCAGCGGGTCATGATCGCCATGGCACTGGCATGCAAGCCGCAGCTGTTGATCGCGGACGAGCCGACCACCGCGCTCGACGTCACCATTCAGGCCCAGATTTTGCAGTTGATCAAGCAACTGCAGCAGGAAGAGGGGATGGGTGTCCTGTTCATCACCCATGACATGGGCGTTGTGGCGGAAATCGCTGACCGTACTGTGGTCATGTTGGGTGGCGAAGTGGTCGAGCAAGGCCCAACCGAAGGCATCTTCGATGCGGCTCAAAGCTCATACACCAAGACCCTGATTGCTGCCGTACCACGACTGGGCTCGATGAAGGGTAACGGCCAACCGGAACATTTTCCGGTCGTCGATCGAAAGACCGGCATCCTGCGGGTTTCGGAGCCGAGGCCGGACACAGTCGATCATGCAGGCCAACCATCCCTGTCAGTCAAGAACCTGGTGAAGCGCTTCGATCTTGGCCGCGGGTTCTTCGGAGGCGTCCATGGCCGCGTACATGCGGTCGAAAACGTCTCCTTCGACCTGCAACCCGGAGAGACGCTTTCCCTGGTCGGCGAGTCAGGATGCGGCAAGTCAACCACGGGTCGCGCCATCATGAGGCTGATCGAGCCTCAGAGCGGCCAGATCGCCATTGACGGCACGGACATCATGGCGCTGGACAAGGAGCGCATGCGCGACATGCGGCGCCATATCCAGATGATCTTCCAGGATCCGTTTGCAAGCCTCAACCCTCGCATACGTGTCGGAGATGCCGTTGCCGAGCCCTATCTCACCCATCGATTGGGGACCAAGAGCCAGGCGCGGTCGAAAGTGGCGGAGCTACTTGAACAGGTCGGGCTCGACCCGGACGTGGCCAACCGCTATCCGGCCCAGTTCTCGGGTGGTCAGCGCCAGCGCATCTGCATCGCCCGGGCGCTATCACTCAACCCCAAGGTGATCGTCGCCGACGAATCCGTTTCCGGGCTCGATGTCTCCATCAAAGCCCAAGTGGTGAACCTGTTGTTGGATCTGCAGCAGAAGTTCGGTCTCTCGTACCTCTTCATTTCTCACGACATGGCCGTGGTGGAGCGGATGAGTCACAAGGTGGCCGTGATGTATCTAGGGGAGATCGTCGAGATGGGGCCGGCGGCAGCAGTCTTCAAGGCGCCACAGCATCCCTACACCAAGCGGCTGATAGCTGCAGTACCCGTACCGGATCCCTCCCGCCGCAAGCAGGTGCGACAACTCTCCACCGAGGAGATCAAGAGCCCCATTCGCTCGGCGGACTTTGTCCCTCCGCAACGGACATACACAACTGTAAGCCCCGGCCACATCGTGCAGAACTGGGATGCGGACTGGAAAGTCTAG